From a region of the Fischerella sp. JS2 genome:
- a CDS encoding dihydrofolate reductase family protein, with protein MGNVSLPRGLTEIAAFFITEAHHMKTQYYTASSLDGFIADADDSLDWLFQFGDGSETSCPQFFSEVGAIAMGSTTYEWILKHESWSYEQPTWVFSSRTLPKVKGANIHFANSNVQSVHAEMTKAAGGKNIWVMGGGDLAGQFFDAGLLDEIIVTIASVTLGNGAPLLPRSITTPPLKLLSATTYGTAFAELRYEVCK; from the coding sequence ATGGGCAACGTTAGCTTGCCGCGCGGCTTGACGGAAATTGCAGCGTTTTTCATAACTGAAGCACACCACATGAAAACTCAGTATTACACCGCCTCCAGTCTCGACGGCTTCATAGCCGATGCAGATGATAGCCTTGATTGGCTTTTTCAATTTGGCGATGGATCCGAAACCAGTTGCCCTCAGTTTTTTAGCGAAGTTGGCGCTATCGCTATGGGTTCAACAACTTACGAATGGATTTTGAAGCATGAGTCGTGGAGTTATGAGCAGCCTACATGGGTTTTCAGTTCGCGCACCTTGCCGAAGGTCAAAGGCGCTAACATTCACTTTGCCAACAGCAATGTTCAAAGCGTTCATGCAGAAATGACAAAAGCTGCGGGCGGTAAAAACATCTGGGTTATGGGTGGTGGTGACTTAGCCGGTCAGTTCTTTGATGCAGGTCTGTTGGACGAGATAATTGTAACGATTGCATCCGTTACTCTTGGTAATGGTGCCCCCTTACTGCCGCGTTCGATCACAACTCCGCCTCTCAAATTGTTATCAGCCACCACCTACGGAACGGCTTTCGCGGAGTTGCGCTATGAGGTCTGCAAGTAA
- a CDS encoding methyltransferase has product MSAALDPSRILEVGFSFWGSKVLLTAVELEVFTKLGHQSMTAEELGQVLGLHPRGIFDFFDALVALGFLYRDGDGAKGRYRNTEETAQFLNKHEPGYIGGILEMCNDRLFKFWSDLGPALKTGKPQNEIKHSQKSVFETLYEDIPRLEQFIGAMTGISRGNFQAFAEKFDFSKYGTLCDVGGASGLLSMLVAKQHPQMQCITFDLPQVESIAKKSIEQEGLSDRIQVISGDFFTNSLPKADVITMGMILHDWNLEKKKHLIHLAYQALPENGAFIAIENLIDDARRENAFGLLMSLNMLIEFGDAFDFTGADFWSWCQEAGFKSYEVIHLAGPCSAVIAYK; this is encoded by the coding sequence ATGAGTGCGGCACTTGACCCATCACGTATTTTGGAAGTTGGATTTAGCTTTTGGGGATCTAAGGTACTTCTGACAGCCGTTGAGCTAGAAGTTTTTACTAAATTAGGGCATCAATCAATGACGGCTGAAGAATTGGGGCAAGTTCTCGGGCTCCATCCACGGGGTATTTTTGATTTTTTTGATGCCCTAGTCGCACTTGGTTTTCTGTATAGGGATGGTGACGGTGCTAAAGGACGTTATCGAAATACTGAAGAAACTGCACAATTTTTGAATAAGCACGAACCTGGCTATATAGGCGGCATTCTTGAAATGTGTAATGACCGCCTATTCAAGTTCTGGAGCGACCTTGGTCCAGCGCTGAAGACAGGAAAACCTCAGAATGAAATTAAGCATAGCCAAAAGTCTGTTTTTGAGACACTGTACGAGGATATCCCGCGACTCGAACAGTTTATAGGCGCAATGACAGGGATCTCTCGCGGAAACTTTCAAGCATTTGCAGAAAAATTTGACTTTTCTAAATATGGAACACTTTGTGATGTAGGTGGCGCTTCAGGGTTACTTTCCATGCTTGTTGCTAAACAACATCCGCAGATGCAATGCATTACGTTTGATTTGCCTCAAGTAGAAAGCATTGCGAAGAAGTCAATTGAGCAAGAGGGATTATCTGATCGAATTCAAGTAATATCCGGTGACTTCTTCACAAACTCATTGCCTAAGGCAGATGTCATCACAATGGGAATGATTTTGCATGATTGGAATCTAGAGAAGAAGAAGCATCTTATCCATCTGGCTTACCAGGCGCTACCCGAAAATGGTGCCTTTATTGCAATTGAAAATTTGATTGATGACGCTCGCCGAGAAAATGCATTTGGTTTGCTTATGTCGCTCAATATGTTAATTGAGTTTGGCGACGCATTTGATTTTACAGGTGCAGATTTCTGGAGTTGGTGCCAAGAAGCAGGCTTTAAAAGCTATGAAGTTATACATCTAGCTGGACCTTGTAGTGCAGTAATTGCATATAAATAG
- a CDS encoding serine hydrolase domain-containing protein codes for MNQTLHQQLQSVIEQSLRESHIPGAAVAIRRNGESFFEMGVGYQDLNHNQPLVTDASFYIYSVTKSLLAIASLDLVGKGILNLDDSIQSHLPDFSLDPSITLRHILSHTSGIPDYGEMSAYSDAVKATPTIPWSEETFLKIITQGLHFQPGTGWQYSNIGYLVLKCLLERITGQSMQQLLSQVIFTPLSLQRTFVPKTLGDVTVLTPGYTAFFSGAELQNMTSLYHPGWVSHGVVISTAPELAKMIEALFFNKIISSAFTEQMLCPAYVVGKHPLFEKPAYGLGLMIDLASPYGRVAGHGGGGPGYSVAALHFPNLAGSRITIAASTNQDQNDYSFVLVFKLVEILKKFLEPQH; via the coding sequence GTGAATCAAACTCTTCACCAGCAACTTCAATCCGTCATTGAACAATCTCTGAGAGAATCTCATATTCCCGGTGCTGCTGTTGCTATCAGACGGAACGGTGAATCCTTCTTTGAAATGGGTGTGGGCTATCAAGACCTGAACCATAACCAACCCTTGGTCACTGACGCTAGCTTTTATATCTACAGCGTTACAAAAAGTCTCCTAGCGATCGCATCTCTAGATCTTGTTGGTAAAGGAATTCTCAATCTTGATGATTCCATACAGTCGCATTTGCCTGATTTTTCTCTAGACCCTTCGATCACGCTCCGCCATATATTGAGCCACACAAGCGGAATACCAGATTATGGTGAAATGTCTGCTTATTCGGATGCGGTCAAAGCGACACCTACCATTCCTTGGTCAGAAGAAACGTTTCTCAAAATTATCACCCAAGGTTTGCACTTTCAACCGGGCACAGGCTGGCAGTATTCCAATATTGGCTATCTCGTTTTAAAGTGTCTCCTCGAACGAATCACGGGACAATCAATGCAGCAGCTTTTGAGTCAAGTCATTTTCACTCCTCTTTCGTTGCAAAGAACGTTTGTCCCCAAGACGCTTGGCGATGTAACTGTCCTCACACCAGGATATACAGCATTTTTTAGTGGAGCTGAACTCCAAAATATGACTTCTTTGTATCATCCAGGTTGGGTATCTCATGGAGTCGTCATTTCGACAGCACCAGAACTCGCCAAGATGATCGAGGCTTTGTTTTTCAACAAGATTATTAGCTCTGCCTTCACCGAACAAATGCTTTGCCCTGCTTATGTTGTAGGCAAGCATCCTTTGTTTGAGAAGCCAGCCTATGGGTTGGGACTAATGATCGATTTGGCATCACCTTATGGAAGAGTTGCTGGACATGGAGGTGGAGGACCAGGGTACTCGGTTGCCGCTCTCCACTTTCCAAATCTAGCCGGATCTCGGATCACGATCGCAGCAAGTACAAATCAAGATCAAAACGATTACAGTTTCGTGCTGGTGTTTAAATTGGTCGAGATCTTGAAGAAGTTTCTTGAACCTCAACACTGA
- a CDS encoding tetratricopeptide repeat protein, which translates to MFRSVFTLCAALLSALGISTAQASDSPENKRELTVKPGDVIVNQDKGQWSAIKILAVDQWPDGSSAAHCLTYKAVPTKPSLESLQQAAVLVWHAPIDAASFRKDWELIGNQVPTKAELVGFVEYLKLTDFPRYVAFTGQDSKEIVRNANAHYQRAYALGDQGKKKEAIAEYTEAIELFPLFYEAIDNRAFTYMELGMLREALRDFEQSLRVNPNGVSAFFSRGECLMKLGDLKAAESVFQEGQNRFPEQRAMFTKFLEQVRALRRGG; encoded by the coding sequence ATGTTTCGATCAGTCTTCACGCTGTGCGCCGCACTCCTCTCCGCGCTCGGGATCTCAACAGCTCAAGCAAGCGACTCACCAGAAAATAAACGGGAGTTGACAGTGAAGCCCGGAGACGTAATCGTCAATCAAGACAAGGGTCAGTGGTCCGCAATCAAGATCCTCGCGGTTGACCAGTGGCCCGACGGAAGTTCAGCTGCTCATTGCCTGACATACAAAGCAGTTCCAACCAAGCCCTCGCTTGAATCGCTCCAGCAGGCGGCGGTACTTGTCTGGCACGCGCCCATTGATGCGGCGAGCTTCAGGAAGGACTGGGAGCTAATCGGAAATCAGGTGCCCACAAAGGCTGAACTTGTTGGCTTTGTCGAGTACCTGAAGTTGACCGACTTTCCTCGCTACGTGGCCTTCACCGGCCAGGACTCCAAAGAGATCGTGCGCAACGCCAACGCACACTACCAGCGCGCATATGCGCTTGGAGACCAAGGTAAGAAAAAGGAAGCTATTGCCGAGTACACAGAGGCCATCGAACTCTTCCCGCTCTTCTACGAAGCCATCGACAACCGCGCGTTCACCTACATGGAGTTGGGCATGCTCCGCGAGGCTCTGCGTGACTTCGAGCAGTCTCTACGGGTGAATCCAAACGGAGTCTCAGCTTTCTTCTCTAGAGGTGAGTGCCTGATGAAGCTTGGTGATCTCAAGGCAGCCGAGTCCGTCTTTCAGGAGGGTCAGAATCGGTTTCCCGAGCAACGAGCCATGTTCACCAAGTTTCTGGAGCAAGTCCGTGCGTTGCGAAGAGGCGGCTAA
- a CDS encoding integron integrase produces MEQRPKKLLEQVQDVIRLKHYSYQTEKTYIYWIRRYILYHDKRHPKDMGSAEIEAFLTHLAVNENVAASTQNQALHAVLFLYKEVLKQNLDLKVEAVRAKKSKYLPTVLTKDEVFAIIQKLSGVHQLLIKLLYGTGLRLTEGLSLRVKDVDFAQQQIIVRDTKGNESRVTMLPESIAEELKIHLQSVKIIHQQDLQKGYGSVYLPFALERKYPRAKYDWIWQFVFPSGNISKDLRSGEVRRHHLHESSLQKALKQAVRQAGIQKKVGCHTFRHSFATHLLQNGYDIRTVQELLGHKDVKTTMIYTHVLNRGGKAVRSPLD; encoded by the coding sequence ATGGAACAACGTCCAAAGAAACTGCTAGAACAAGTGCAAGATGTTATCCGACTTAAGCACTATTCTTACCAAACAGAGAAGACTTATATTTACTGGATTAGACGTTATATCCTTTATCATGATAAGCGTCATCCTAAAGATATGGGAAGTGCAGAAATCGAAGCATTTTTAACGCATCTTGCGGTGAATGAAAATGTGGCTGCATCAACACAAAATCAAGCACTTCACGCTGTTCTATTTCTCTACAAAGAAGTATTAAAACAAAATTTAGATTTGAAAGTAGAGGCGGTACGTGCTAAAAAATCTAAATATTTACCAACAGTTTTAACAAAGGATGAAGTTTTCGCAATTATTCAAAAGTTATCTGGAGTACATCAACTTTTAATTAAATTACTTTACGGTACAGGTTTAAGGTTAACTGAAGGTTTGAGTTTGCGCGTTAAAGATGTTGATTTTGCTCAACAACAAATTATTGTACGCGATACCAAGGGAAATGAAAGTCGGGTGACTATGTTACCTGAAAGTATCGCTGAAGAACTAAAGATTCATTTACAAAGTGTCAAAATTATCCATCAACAAGATTTACAAAAAGGCTATGGTTCGGTTTATTTACCTTTTGCATTAGAAAGAAAATATCCTAGAGCCAAGTATGATTGGATTTGGCAATTTGTTTTTCCTTCTGGTAACATCTCCAAAGACCTCCGTAGCGGGGAAGTGCGTCGCCATCATTTACATGAGAGTAGTTTACAAAAAGCTTTAAAACAGGCGGTGCGTCAAGCTGGTATTCAAAAAAAGGTGGGTTGTCATACGTTTCGCCACAGTTTTGCTACCCATTTACTGCAAAATGGTTATGATATCCGCACGGTACAGGAATTATTGGGACACAAGGATGTGAAAACGACGATGATTTATACCCATGTTCTTAACCGTGGTGGTAAGGCTGTTCGTAGTCCCCTGGATTAA
- a CDS encoding four helix bundle protein has translation MTINSYRDLKVWQLGISLTKQVYLLTRDFPKSEIYGLSSQM, from the coding sequence ATGACAATTAATAGTTACCGGGATTTGAAAGTTTGGCAGTTGGGTATAAGTTTGACCAAGCAAGTTTATCTATTAACACGAGATTTTCCTAAGTCTGAAATATATGGTTTGAGTAGCCAAATGTAA
- a CDS encoding four helix bundle protein: protein MAEGHARDSTQAFLRFIAIALGFLAELETQLIVAEQLAYYELSHVDGLIE, encoded by the coding sequence TTGGCAGAAGGTCATGCAAGAGATTCAACACAAGCATTCCTTCGATTTATTGCAATTGCTCTCGGTTTTTTGGCGGAACTTGAAACCCAACTCATTGTAGCCGAACAACTGGCATACTATGAGTTATCCCATGTTGACGGGCTAATTGAGTAA
- a CDS encoding four-helix bundle copper-binding protein, producing the protein MAHKISQSSVDIAVHCAYECEHCADECLGSMPECARLCIDCAQMCWTSAAYMSRSSRFIPQIVRSCIEICEACASECEKHTDSPHCQKCAQACRQAAEEYRKIATVAGAA; encoded by the coding sequence ATGGCACATAAAATTTCCCAATCCAGTGTAGATATTGCTGTTCATTGTGCCTATGAGTGCGAACACTGTGCTGATGAATGCCTGGGTAGTATGCCTGAATGCGCTCGTCTGTGCATAGATTGCGCTCAAATGTGCTGGACTTCTGCCGCATATATGAGCCGTAGTTCGCGCTTCATTCCCCAAATTGTGCGCTCTTGTATCGAAATTTGTGAAGCCTGTGCCAGTGAGTGTGAGAAGCACACAGATAGCCCCCATTGTCAAAAGTGTGCACAAGCTTGTCGCCAAGCTGCTGAGGAATATCGCAAAATCGCTACTGTTGCAGGTGCGGCTTAA
- a CDS encoding four-helix bundle copper-binding protein — protein sequence MTVQQLTLNQVNQGMQQCIQNCLNCHSICLNTVTYCLQKGGNHVEQSHIRLLLDCVEICQTSANFMLRISLLHPWICGVCAQVCDRCAQDCERVGDDAQMKACADMCRRCAQSCRQMSNVAIETHAEARLKTDLNQDLLM from the coding sequence ATGACTGTACAACAACTCACCTTGAACCAAGTGAATCAAGGAATGCAGCAGTGCATTCAAAACTGCTTGAACTGCCATAGCATCTGCTTGAATACAGTGACATACTGTCTGCAAAAGGGTGGTAATCATGTAGAACAATCTCATATTCGCCTACTGCTCGACTGCGTTGAAATTTGTCAAACCAGCGCTAATTTTATGCTACGGATTTCCCTGTTACACCCTTGGATCTGTGGAGTTTGTGCACAAGTGTGCGATCGCTGCGCTCAAGATTGCGAACGGGTAGGTGATGATGCCCAAATGAAAGCTTGCGCGGATATGTGCCGCCGTTGTGCCCAGTCTTGTCGGCAAATGTCTAACGTTGCAATCGAAACTCATGCAGAGGCACGTTTAAAAACAGACTTAAATCAAGACTTATTAATGTAA
- a CDS encoding four-helix bundle copper-binding protein produces MAIQQLTLNQVNQGMQECIQNCLDCHSICLNTVTYCLQKGGNHAEQSHIRLLLDCAEICQTSANFMLRISQLHARTCGVCAQVCDRCAQDCDRMGDDAQMKACADMCRRCAQSCRQMSMAAA; encoded by the coding sequence ATGGCAATACAACAACTCACCTTGAACCAAGTTAATCAAGGTATGCAGGAATGCATTCAGAACTGCTTAGACTGCCACAGCATCTGCTTGAATACTGTGACCTATTGCTTACAAAAAGGTGGCAATCACGCAGAACAATCTCATATTCGACTACTGCTCGACTGCGCTGAAATTTGTCAAACCAGCGCTAATTTTATGCTACGGATTTCCCAATTACACGCTCGTACTTGTGGAGTTTGCGCACAAGTGTGCGATCGCTGTGCTCAAGATTGTGATCGTATGGGCGATGATGCTCAAATGAAGGCTTGCGCTGATATGTGCCGTCGTTGTGCCCAGTCTTGTCGGCAAATGTCAATGGCAGCTGCATAA
- the fldA gene encoding flavodoxin FldA, which translates to MSNIGLFYGSETGYTQTEAEMIQKEFGGESVVEIFDIASAEASDFENFEYIVIGCPTWNVGELQSAWEYFYDELDKIDFTGKKVAYFGPGDQVGYPDTFEDALGILEEKISQQGGTTVGYWPTNGYEFNESKAVRDGKFVGLALDEDNQSDLTEERIKAWVAQLKKEFGL; encoded by the coding sequence ATGTCTAATATTGGCTTATTTTATGGCAGTGAAACAGGCTACACCCAAACAGAAGCAGAAATGATTCAAAAGGAATTTGGTGGAGAATCTGTAGTGGAGATTTTTGATATTGCCAGCGCTGAAGCAAGTGATTTTGAAAACTTTGAATACATTGTCATTGGTTGTCCCACTTGGAATGTTGGTGAACTACAAAGTGCTTGGGAATATTTCTATGATGAATTAGATAAAATTGATTTTACTGGCAAGAAAGTTGCCTATTTTGGCCCAGGAGATCAGGTAGGCTATCCTGATACCTTTGAAGATGCACTCGGCATTTTAGAAGAAAAAATTTCACAGCAGGGTGGTACAACAGTAGGGTACTGGCCCACTAATGGTTATGAGTTTAATGAATCTAAAGCAGTTAGGGATGGTAAATTTGTCGGTCTTGCTCTTGATGAAGATAACCAATCTGATTTGACCGAAGAGCGAATCAAAGCTTGGGTTGCACAACTAAAGAAAGAATTTGGCTTATAG
- a CDS encoding transposase yields the protein MKTLKFKLYQHKRNRFLKRMINASGIIYNHCIALHKRYYRMWGKHLSCAKLQSHIAKLRKCNPFWQTVGSQSVQDICQRIEKAYQLFFKHNKKGVRPPGFKKVKKYKSFTLKQSGYKFLGGNRVKIGNKVYQFWKSREIEGTVKTLTIKRTPLGELFMIIVVDDCSNSKIKFATGRIAGFDFGLKTFLTCSDGTKIESPQFLKQSLNAIRKASRQHSKKLKGSSNRERFRKNLVRKYEDISHRRRDWFWKLAHKLTDNFDVLCFETLNLKGMQRLWGRKISDLARREFLQILEWIAKKKHKQVVFVDQWYPSTKTCSSCGHILEKLDLSIRRWRCPSCQSENDRDENASLNIKRVGSSTLGVGDVRQSQTAISV from the coding sequence ATGAAAACCCTGAAGTTTAAACTGTATCAGCACAAAAGAAATAGATTCCTCAAGCGCATGATTAACGCGAGTGGGATAATCTACAATCATTGTATTGCCCTACACAAACGCTACTATCGAATGTGGGGCAAACACTTAAGCTGTGCAAAACTTCAATCTCATATTGCCAAACTGCGGAAATGTAATCCATTTTGGCAAACAGTAGGTTCTCAATCAGTACAAGATATTTGTCAACGCATTGAGAAAGCCTACCAATTATTTTTTAAACACAACAAAAAAGGAGTTAGACCGCCAGGATTTAAAAAAGTTAAGAAATACAAATCATTCACTCTTAAACAATCTGGATACAAGTTTTTAGGTGGAAATCGAGTCAAGATTGGGAACAAAGTTTATCAATTTTGGAAGTCGAGAGAGATAGAGGGAACAGTCAAAACCTTAACCATAAAACGCACTCCTTTAGGCGAGCTATTTATGATTATAGTTGTTGATGATTGTTCTAATTCAAAAATCAAGTTTGCGACTGGTAGAATAGCGGGATTTGATTTTGGATTAAAAACATTCCTCACTTGCTCGGACGGAACAAAAATTGAGTCTCCCCAATTTTTAAAACAATCATTAAATGCCATTAGGAAAGCTAGCCGACAGCATTCTAAAAAACTCAAAGGTTCATCAAACAGAGAGCGATTTAGAAAAAATCTAGTTCGCAAATATGAGGATATTTCTCATCGTAGACGTGATTGGTTTTGGAAACTCGCTCATAAATTAACAGATAATTTTGATGTGCTTTGTTTTGAAACCTTAAATCTTAAAGGAATGCAACGTCTTTGGGGTAGGAAAATATCAGACTTGGCGAGGCGTGAATTTCTGCAAATTCTAGAATGGATTGCTAAGAAGAAGCATAAACAAGTAGTGTTTGTAGATCAATGGTATCCATCCACAAAAACTTGTTCTAGCTGTGGACACATTTTAGAAAAATTGGATTTGTCGATTAGACGCTGGCGTTGTCCTTCATGTCAATCTGAAAATGATAGAGATGAAAACGCCAGTCTTAATATTAAAAGAGTCGGGAGTTCGACTCTAGGCGTAGGAGATGTTAGACAGTCTCAGACTGCAATCTCTGTTTGA
- the tnpA gene encoding IS200/IS605 family transposase, producing MKTVYNHYNHAVGLATVHLIWIPCRRARVFANNENLKLRCIEVFQSVANDKKWIIKALEVAPDHIHLLVEYDPHHSISQIVKAFKGRSSRLLRKEFPELLRLPSLWTHSYMFDTTGKISTQKVLEYINDPLHG from the coding sequence ATGAAAACTGTTTATAATCATTACAATCATGCTGTTGGATTAGCTACTGTCCATTTAATCTGGATACCATGCAGACGCGCTCGTGTATTCGCTAATAACGAAAACTTAAAACTTCGATGCATTGAAGTATTCCAGTCTGTTGCTAATGACAAGAAGTGGATTATCAAAGCATTAGAAGTTGCGCCGGATCATATACATCTACTAGTTGAATATGATCCGCACCACTCAATATCTCAAATAGTTAAAGCTTTTAAAGGAAGGTCATCAAGACTACTAAGAAAAGAATTTCCAGAATTATTGAGATTACCTAGCTTATGGACACATTCTTATATGTTTGACACGACTGGAAAGATTAGTACTCAGAAGGTTTTAGAGTATATTAATGACCCCCTTCACGGATGA
- a CDS encoding DUF305 domain-containing protein yields MQFITWKTGFVAFTFVAIASVSSILTSCSTATSQNQTQIANPTATQASKNQQMQHGDGMMDHNGMNHNMAMDLGPADANYDLRFIDAMTLHHRGAIAMAKEAEQKSQRFEIKKLARNIIIAQSREENELLQKWRKAWYPQASAEPVAYGGEGKSVVPMSKEQQKSMTMFEDLGSADAEFDLRFMNAMIAHHEGAVTMAQDALSKSKRPEIKKLAQGIIDSQQAEINQMKQWRQAWYNK; encoded by the coding sequence ATGCAATTTATTACTTGGAAAACTGGATTTGTTGCGTTTACATTTGTAGCGATCGCATCTGTGAGTAGCATACTCACTTCTTGTTCTACAGCAACTTCCCAAAACCAAACCCAAATAGCAAATCCTACTGCTACTCAAGCTAGCAAAAATCAACAGATGCAGCATGGTGACGGGATGATGGATCATAATGGTATGAACCATAACATGGCAATGGATTTAGGGCCGGCTGATGCCAATTATGATTTGCGGTTTATTGATGCAATGACATTGCATCATCGAGGAGCGATCGCAATGGCAAAAGAAGCTGAGCAAAAATCTCAACGCTTTGAGATCAAGAAATTGGCACGCAACATCATTATTGCTCAAAGTAGAGAAGAAAATGAGCTATTGCAGAAGTGGCGAAAAGCATGGTATCCCCAAGCAAGTGCTGAACCTGTTGCATATGGTGGCGAGGGGAAATCTGTGGTTCCCATGTCCAAAGAACAACAGAAAAGCATGACGATGTTTGAGGATCTGGGATCTGCGGATGCAGAATTCGATCTGCGCTTTATGAACGCCATGATTGCTCACCATGAAGGTGCTGTAACAATGGCTCAAGATGCATTAAGTAAATCCAAACGTCCTGAAATTAAGAAATTGGCTCAAGGTATCATTGATTCACAGCAAGCAGAGATTAACCAAATGAAGCAATGGCGACAAGCTTGGTACAACAAGTAA
- a CDS encoding efflux RND transporter periplasmic adaptor subunit, with product MPNSYFKPLVAIGSVSGTLLSLILLVTPAVVLGHGGHADEFQGPNQTTQTTDSIQVDAQTAKRLGIKVEPVKRQRLAVGIKTTGQIETLPSQKVEVTTPISGAKVVELLVEPGASVTKGQPVAVVTSPDLVTLRVESQEKLAQAQADLQQAQADLRLAQQNYDRYQQIADSEIAQAQTQVDFAQEKYDKDKQLADAGALPRRNALESQTQLAQAKAELTKAKSRRNVIEAENQLKRAQAAVQLAKSNIHRSNTNYQTRLAQLGNSANAKGLVTVGAPISGKIADREVTIGQTFNDAGSKLMTIVNDSRLFATANIYEKDLGKVKTGQRVTLKVASMPERTFSGRISRIGTVVEGQTRVVPVQAEINNTAGQLKPGMFAEVEVLTDQASATKLVIPTSAVVDANGKKTVYVQNGNAYQPVEVTLGQTSGDMIEVNSGLFEGDMIVTQRATQLYAQSLRGGSKPQEEAPQAKATETKAPKEPVPLWLLGTGGGAAIATLAFMGGAFWNGQRNKYQLQPSPELVYVPEESPNGSGKSQETPTWDDNHRVGDRESKATTVNKNTH from the coding sequence ATGCCCAACTCCTATTTCAAGCCACTTGTAGCAATTGGTAGTGTTTCTGGTACACTCCTCAGCTTGATATTACTGGTAACTCCCGCAGTAGTTCTAGGTCATGGCGGACACGCAGACGAATTTCAAGGTCCAAACCAAACCACTCAAACTACTGACTCAATTCAAGTTGATGCACAGACAGCCAAACGGTTGGGAATTAAAGTCGAGCCAGTCAAACGCCAGCGACTAGCTGTAGGAATTAAAACCACTGGACAAATTGAAACTCTTCCTAGCCAAAAAGTGGAAGTGACTACCCCAATATCTGGGGCGAAGGTGGTTGAATTATTGGTCGAACCAGGTGCGAGTGTAACAAAAGGTCAACCTGTTGCTGTTGTTACCAGTCCAGACTTAGTAACATTGCGGGTGGAGTCTCAGGAAAAATTAGCACAAGCTCAAGCTGATTTACAGCAAGCACAAGCAGACTTGAGGCTGGCTCAACAAAACTACGATCGCTATCAACAAATAGCTGACTCTGAAATTGCTCAAGCACAAACTCAAGTTGACTTTGCCCAAGAAAAGTACGACAAAGACAAGCAGTTAGCTGATGCTGGTGCTTTACCCCGTCGTAATGCTTTAGAATCTCAAACCCAACTAGCTCAAGCTAAAGCAGAACTAACCAAAGCCAAGAGCCGTCGAAACGTGATTGAGGCAGAAAATCAACTCAAACGCGCTCAAGCCGCAGTTCAACTAGCAAAATCAAATATTCATCGCAGTAATACTAATTATCAAACTCGACTTGCTCAACTAGGAAACAGTGCCAACGCTAAGGGACTAGTAACAGTAGGCGCTCCCATCTCTGGTAAAATTGCTGATAGAGAAGTAACTATTGGTCAAACATTTAATGATGCTGGCAGCAAATTGATGACGATTGTCAACGATAGCCGACTGTTTGCCACAGCTAATATTTATGAAAAAGATTTAGGCAAAGTAAAAACTGGTCAAAGGGTGACTCTAAAAGTAGCTAGTATGCCTGAGCGTACCTTTTCTGGACGAATTTCCCGAATTGGTACAGTAGTGGAAGGACAGACACGAGTAGTACCAGTACAAGCAGAAATTAATAATACTGCTGGGCAACTCAAACCGGGAATGTTTGCAGAGGTAGAAGTTCTTACAGATCAAGCATCAGCAACTAAGTTGGTTATTCCCACTTCAGCAGTAGTTGACGCGAATGGTAAAAAAACTGTCTACGTCCAAAATGGTAATGCTTACCAACCTGTAGAAGTTACTTTAGGACAAACTTCTGGGGACATGATTGAGGTTAACAGTGGCTTATTCGAGGGAGATATGATTGTTACCCAGCGTGCTACTCAACTTTATGCACAATCTCTGCGAGGGGGTAGCAAACCACAGGAGGAAGCTCCACAAGCTAAGGCGACGGAGACTAAAGCACCTAAGGAGCCAGTACCACTGTGGCTTTTGGGAACAGGTGGAGGCGCTGCAATAGCTACTTTAGCTTTTATGGGTGGTGCTTTCTGGAATGGTCAGCGCAACAAATACCAACTTCAACCATCGCCAGAATTAGTCTACGTACCAGAAGAATCTCCCAATGGTTCTGGCAAGTCTCAGGAAACACCAACATGGGATGATAATCATCGCGTAGGCGATCGCGAGTCCAAAGCCACCACAGTAAATAAAAATACTCACTAA